A stretch of the Neisseria sp. DTU_2020_1000833_1_SI_GRL_NUU_006 genome encodes the following:
- a CDS encoding Smr/MutS family protein, with protein sequence MKTDFQSTLQALGKQAKKEAEEKAAAEAAAKKQEAENADFASMVGTVTPLKQTSQYYSAPRDKSPIKPRPKEASSLNEEDYFYIGNGGWDEPPASFSKNGQGKNDLQRLRNGHYPVVADVDLHGYTQEEAQQVLNEFIVFVQKRGVCAEIVHGSGLGSTGYKPVLKNMTRRWLMQHPDVLAYIEPREGNDGAVRILIKRRHSEEQ encoded by the coding sequence ATGAAAACAGATTTCCAATCTACCCTTCAGGCCTTAGGAAAACAGGCGAAAAAAGAAGCGGAAGAAAAGGCTGCAGCAGAAGCGGCAGCTAAAAAGCAGGAAGCCGAAAATGCGGATTTTGCAAGCATGGTCGGGACGGTAACCCCGTTGAAACAAACTTCGCAATATTATTCTGCTCCACGCGATAAATCGCCGATAAAGCCGCGTCCGAAAGAAGCATCTTCATTAAATGAGGAAGATTATTTTTATATCGGCAACGGCGGTTGGGATGAGCCGCCTGCTTCGTTCAGTAAGAACGGGCAAGGTAAAAACGACCTGCAACGCCTGCGTAACGGCCATTATCCCGTCGTTGCCGATGTTGATTTGCACGGCTATACGCAAGAAGAAGCGCAACAGGTATTAAATGAGTTTATCGTGTTTGTCCAAAAGCGCGGCGTTTGTGCCGAAATTGTCCACGGCAGCGGACTGGGTTCGACAGGCTATAAACCTGTTTTAAAAAATATGACGCGCCGTTGGCTGATGCAGCATCCGGATGTCCTTGCCTATATCGAACCTCGCGAGGGTAATGACGGCGCTGTCCGCATCCTTATCAAACGCCGGCATTCGGAGGAGCAGTAA
- a CDS encoding GNAT family N-acetyltransferase: MSLLTILRPATVQDCQAIHNAHLHAAQFACIRSYDENVLQAWEALLDTESYRHTIDDPDKALWVVEYKGAIRGFFQVDFKEAQLDALYVHPIFHNQGLGTALLRRAEELAHHAGLSFLKLYASLNSVPFYRINRYESLGSAVLQLNREVKVECELMRKYL, from the coding sequence ATGAGCCTGTTGACCATACTCCGTCCCGCCACAGTACAAGATTGCCAAGCCATCCATAATGCCCATCTTCATGCCGCCCAATTTGCCTGCATTCGAAGCTACGACGAGAATGTGCTTCAGGCATGGGAAGCGCTGTTGGACACTGAAAGCTACCGCCATACCATCGACGATCCGGATAAGGCTTTGTGGGTGGTGGAATACAAAGGGGCCATCCGTGGATTTTTCCAAGTCGATTTTAAGGAAGCGCAATTAGACGCGCTTTATGTGCATCCGATTTTCCATAATCAAGGTTTGGGTACGGCATTGCTGAGGCGTGCCGAAGAGTTGGCGCATCATGCCGGATTGAGTTTTTTAAAACTTTATGCTTCGCTCAATTCCGTTCCGTTTTACCGCATCAACCGTTATGAATCTTTGGGTTCTGCGGTATTGCAGTTGAATCGGGAAGTTAAAGTCGAATGCGAATTAATGCGGAAATATCTTTAG
- a CDS encoding 5-(carboxyamino)imidazole ribonucleotide synthase, translating to MNKTPILPPAMLGILGGGQLGRMFTVAAKTMGYKVTVLDPDPNAPAAEFADRHLCAPFDDQAALDELAKCSAVTTEFENVNADAMRFLAKHTNVSPSGDCVAIAQNRIQEKAWIRKAGLQTAPYQAVYRSDDISVASAQFLPGILKTATLGYDGKGQIRVKTVDELKAAFAEHGGVDCVLEKMVDLRGEISVIVCRLNNENVQTFDPAENIHENGILAYSIVPARLSADVQQQARQMAQRLADELDYVGVLAVEMFVVGDTHELVVNEIAPRPHNSGHHTIDACAADQFQQQVRIMCNLPPADTKLLSSCCMANILGDVWQEDDGEPNWLPLQSYPNAHLHLYGKKAARKGRKMGHFTVLSTDADTAFEAAVKLHQSL from the coding sequence ATGAACAAAACCCCCATCCTCCCTCCCGCCATGCTCGGCATCCTCGGCGGCGGCCAATTAGGCAGAATGTTTACCGTTGCCGCCAAAACCATGGGCTACAAAGTCACCGTTCTCGACCCCGATCCGAACGCGCCGGCGGCGGAATTTGCCGACCGCCATTTGTGCGCGCCGTTTGACGACCAAGCCGCTTTGGACGAGTTGGCAAAATGCTCCGCGGTTACCACTGAATTTGAAAACGTCAATGCCGACGCGATGCGCTTTCTGGCAAAGCATACCAACGTTTCCCCCAGCGGCGACTGTGTTGCCATCGCGCAAAACCGTATTCAGGAAAAAGCATGGATACGCAAAGCGGGGCTGCAAACCGCGCCGTATCAAGCGGTTTACCGTTCAGACGACATCAGCGTAGCAAGCGCGCAATTTTTGCCCGGCATCCTGAAAACGGCTACGTTGGGCTACGACGGCAAAGGGCAAATCCGCGTCAAAACGGTGGACGAACTCAAAGCCGCGTTTGCCGAACACGGCGGCGTGGATTGTGTTTTGGAAAAAATGGTGGATTTGCGCGGCGAGATTTCCGTTATTGTATGTCGTCTGAACAATGAAAACGTGCAAACCTTCGACCCCGCCGAAAACATCCACGAAAACGGCATCCTCGCCTATTCCATCGTCCCCGCGCGGCTGAGTGCCGACGTGCAACAACAGGCACGGCAAATGGCGCAACGCTTGGCGGACGAATTGGATTATGTCGGCGTATTGGCGGTGGAAATGTTCGTCGTCGGCGACACGCACGAATTGGTCGTCAACGAAATCGCCCCGCGCCCGCACAATTCCGGCCACCACACCATCGATGCCTGCGCCGCAGACCAGTTCCAGCAGCAGGTACGCATTATGTGCAATCTGCCGCCCGCCGACACCAAGCTGCTTTCTTCATGCTGCATGGCGAATATTTTGGGCGACGTTTGGCAGGAAGACGACGGCGAACCGAATTGGCTGCCGTTGCAAAGCTATCCGAATGCACACCTGCACCTATACGGCAAAAAAGCCGCGCGGAAAGGTCGCAAAATGGGGCATTTCACTGTTTTGTCCACCGATGCCGATACTGCTTTTGAAGCGGCAGTGAAACTGCATCAAAGTTTATAA
- a CDS encoding GIY-YIG nuclease family protein codes for MQPAVYILASQRNGTLYIGVTSNLTQRVYQHREHLAQGFTNQHHVTMLVWYEMHSTMEHAITREKQLKKWNRQWKLRLIEEKNPGWQDLWFEIIK; via the coding sequence ATGCAACCTGCCGTTTATATACTCGCCAGCCAACGAAACGGAACGCTGTATATCGGTGTAACATCCAATCTCACCCAACGTGTTTACCAACATAGAGAACATTTGGCGCAAGGATTTACAAATCAGCATCATGTAACCATGTTGGTTTGGTACGAAATGCATTCCACAATGGAACACGCCATTACCAGGGAAAAGCAACTGAAAAAATGGAATCGACAATGGAAGCTGCGCCTTATCGAAGAGAAAAATCCAGGTTGGCAGGATTTATGGTTTGAAATCATTAAATAA
- the trpE gene encoding anthranilate synthase component I produces the protein MISKQEYQAQAAQGYNRIPLVQELLADLDTPLSLYLKLANRPYTYLLESVVGGERFGRYSFIGLPCSHYLKAGGKHVDVYQNGEIVEQHDGNPLPFIEAFHNRFKTPEIPSLPRFTGGLVGYFGYETIYNFEHFAHRLKNTAKADPLGTPDILLMLSQELAVIDNLSGKIHLIVYADPSQPDGYERARERLEDIRTQLRQSCAIPLSLGSKHTEAVSEFGEEPFKACVNKIKDYIFAGDCMQVVPSQRMSMEFTDSPLALYRALRTLNPSPYLFYYDFGDFHIVGSSPEILVRRERDDVIVRPIAGTRLRGKTPAEDLANEQDLLSDAKEIAEHVMLIDLGRNDVGRISKTGEVKVTDKMVIEKYSHVMHIVSNVEGRLKEGVTNMDILAATFPAGTLSGAPKVRAMEIIEEVEPSKRGIYGGAVGVWGFNNDMDLAIAIRTAVVKNNTLYVQSGAGIVADSDPTSEWQETQNKARAVVRAAQMVQEGLDR, from the coding sequence ATGATCAGCAAACAAGAATATCAAGCCCAAGCCGCCCAAGGCTACAACCGCATCCCGCTCGTGCAAGAACTCCTTGCCGACTTGGATACACCGCTTTCCCTCTATCTCAAACTCGCCAACCGCCCCTATACCTATCTGCTCGAATCCGTTGTCGGCGGCGAACGTTTCGGCCGCTATTCCTTTATCGGCCTGCCTTGCAGCCACTATCTCAAAGCCGGCGGCAAACACGTCGATGTTTATCAAAACGGCGAAATCGTCGAGCAACATGACGGCAATCCGCTGCCCTTTATCGAAGCCTTCCACAACCGCTTCAAAACGCCCGAAATCCCAAGCCTGCCGCGCTTTACCGGCGGATTGGTCGGCTACTTCGGTTACGAAACCATCTACAATTTCGAACACTTCGCCCACCGCCTGAAAAACACCGCCAAAGCCGACCCGCTCGGCACGCCCGATATTTTGCTGATGCTGTCGCAAGAGTTGGCAGTTATCGACAATTTGAGCGGCAAAATCCACCTCATCGTTTACGCCGATCCGTCGCAGCCCGACGGCTACGAACGCGCCCGCGAACGCCTCGAAGACATCCGCACCCAGTTGCGCCAAAGCTGCGCCATCCCGCTTTCGCTCGGCAGCAAACACACCGAAGCCGTCAGCGAGTTCGGCGAAGAGCCGTTCAAAGCCTGTGTCAACAAAATCAAAGACTACATCTTCGCTGGCGACTGTATGCAGGTCGTCCCCAGCCAGCGCATGAGCATGGAATTTACCGACAGCCCGCTCGCCCTCTACCGCGCCCTGCGCACGCTCAACCCTTCGCCTTACCTCTTTTACTACGATTTCGGTGATTTCCACATCGTCGGCTCCTCGCCTGAAATCCTCGTCCGCCGCGAACGCGACGACGTCATCGTCCGCCCCATCGCCGGTACGCGCCTGCGCGGCAAAACTCCCGCCGAAGACCTTGCCAACGAACAAGACTTATTAAGCGACGCCAAAGAAATCGCCGAACACGTCATGCTTATCGATTTAGGACGCAACGACGTCGGCCGCATCAGCAAAACGGGCGAAGTCAAAGTAACCGACAAAATGGTGATTGAAAAATACTCCCATGTGATGCACATCGTTTCCAACGTTGAAGGTCGTCTGAAAGAGGGCGTTACCAACATGGACATCCTTGCCGCCACGTTCCCCGCCGGCACACTCTCCGGCGCACCCAAAGTCCGCGCGATGGAAATCATCGAAGAAGTCGAACCCAGCAAACGCGGCATCTACGGCGGCGCCGTCGGCGTATGGGGCTTCAACAACGACATGGATTTGGCAATCGCCATCCGCACCGCCGTAGTGAAAAACAACACGCTATACGTCCAAAGCGGCGCAGGCATCGTCGCCGACTCCGACCCGACTTCCGAATGGCAGGAAACGCAGAATAAGGCCCGAGCAGTGGTTAGGGCAGCGCAGATGGTGCAGGAGGGGTTGGATAGGTAG
- the aroA gene encoding 3-phosphoshikimate 1-carboxyvinyltransferase has product MTESIRLPAASLKPSTVALPGSKSISNRTLLLAALSDNTCEIHSLLKSDDTDRMLEALDKLGVEIEYLAEGRLKVHGTGGHFPNRTADLFLGNAGTAFRPLTAALAVLGGDYHLHGVPRMHERPIGDLVDALRIAGADVEYLGNEHYPPLHIGERQDRGERVIPIKGNVSSQFLTALLMALPLTGQAFEIRMVGELISKPYIDITLKLMAQFGVQVANEDYRVFKIPADARYHAPEHLYVEGDASSASYFLAAGLIAATPVRVTGIGANSIQGDVAFARELEKIGADVVWGENFVEVSRPKERTVQAFDLDANHIPDAAMTLAIVALATGQTCTLRNIGSWRVKETDRIAAMANELRKLGAEVVEEAEAIHITPPEILTPDAVIDTYDDHRMAMCFSLVSLLGVPVVINDPKCTHKTFPTYFEVFSSLTDAV; this is encoded by the coding sequence ATGACCGAATCCATCCGCCTCCCCGCCGCCTCGCTCAAACCTTCTACCGTCGCTTTGCCCGGTTCCAAAAGCATCAGCAACCGCACTCTGCTGCTCGCTGCCTTGTCCGACAATACTTGCGAAATCCATTCCCTGCTCAAATCCGACGATACCGACCGTATGTTGGAAGCGCTTGATAAACTCGGCGTTGAAATCGAATATCTTGCCGAAGGTCGTCTGAAAGTACACGGGACAGGCGGACACTTCCCCAATCGGACTGCCGATTTATTTTTGGGCAACGCGGGAACAGCGTTTCGTCCGCTGACCGCCGCGCTTGCCGTTTTGGGCGGCGATTATCATCTGCACGGCGTGCCTCGTATGCACGAGCGCCCTATCGGCGATTTGGTAGATGCGCTGCGGATTGCCGGCGCCGATGTCGAATATCTCGGCAACGAACACTATCCACCGCTTCATATCGGCGAACGCCAAGACCGCGGCGAGCGTGTGATTCCGATTAAAGGCAATGTGTCCAGCCAGTTTTTGACCGCCCTCTTGATGGCGCTGCCGCTGACCGGACAGGCATTTGAAATCCGTATGGTCGGCGAGTTGATTTCCAAGCCCTATATTGACATCACTTTGAAACTGATGGCGCAATTCGGCGTACAGGTTGCCAATGAAGACTACCGTGTCTTCAAAATCCCCGCCGATGCCCGCTACCACGCGCCCGAACACTTGTACGTCGAAGGCGATGCTTCCAGCGCGTCCTACTTCCTCGCTGCCGGCTTGATTGCCGCCACGCCCGTCCGCGTTACCGGTATCGGTGCAAACAGCATACAGGGCGATGTCGCCTTTGCCCGTGAGCTGGAAAAAATCGGTGCGGACGTGGTTTGGGGCGAAAACTTCGTCGAAGTCTCGCGTCCGAAAGAACGTACCGTCCAAGCCTTTGATTTGGATGCGAACCATATCCCCGATGCCGCCATGACCCTCGCCATCGTCGCCCTTGCCACAGGACAAACCTGCACGTTGCGCAACATCGGTTCATGGCGCGTCAAAGAAACCGACCGCATCGCCGCGATGGCAAACGAGTTGCGCAAACTCGGCGCGGAAGTCGTCGAAGAAGCCGAAGCGATTCACATTACCCCGCCTGAAATACTGACGCCCGACGCCGTCATCGACACTTACGACGATCACCGCATGGCGATGTGTTTCTCGCTGGTTTCCCTGTTGGGCGTACCCGTCGTCATCAACGACCCGAAATGCACCCATAAAACCTTCCCGACTTATTTTGAAGTGTTCTCATCGCTGACCGACGCGGTTTAA
- the miaA gene encoding tRNA (adenosine(37)-N6)-dimethylallyltransferase MiaA: MNTPKAFAILGPTAGGKTALALKIAEALPVEIISLDSALVYRDMDIGTAKPTAAELEAVPHHLIDIIPPTESYSAAEFVGDCVRLAEEIRARGRLPLIVGGTMMYFHALTEGLNDLPEADTAVRARLQEEKNRYGLAHLYQSLQTIDPETAGRLKPNDSQRIERALEVYRLTGKPLSAHFTEKAEYTPPLDLCTTALIPENRALLHENIARRFTQMLEQGFIDEMRALRQKYPELTADMPSMRCVGYRQAWDYLEGLTDYDIFVEKGIAATRQLAKRQLTWLRKIPLARSIDPYTDGNHVQTTLALVRRHFQI, translated from the coding sequence ATGAACACCCCAAAAGCCTTTGCCATCCTCGGCCCGACTGCCGGCGGGAAAACCGCCCTTGCCTTGAAAATCGCCGAAGCCCTGCCGGTCGAAATCATCAGCCTCGATTCCGCGCTGGTGTACCGTGATATGGATATCGGCACGGCAAAGCCGACCGCCGCCGAGCTTGAAGCCGTACCGCACCACCTTATCGACATCATCCCGCCGACGGAGTCTTACAGCGCGGCGGAGTTTGTCGGCGACTGCGTGCGGCTGGCGGAGGAAATCCGCGCGCGCGGCAGGCTGCCTTTGATTGTCGGCGGTACGATGATGTATTTCCACGCGCTGACCGAAGGCTTGAACGACCTGCCCGAAGCCGATACCGCCGTTCGCGCCCGGTTGCAGGAAGAAAAAAACCGATACGGCTTGGCGCATCTGTATCAAAGCCTGCAAACCATAGACCCTGAAACCGCAGGTCGTCTGAAACCGAACGACAGCCAACGTATCGAACGTGCTTTGGAAGTGTACCGCCTGACCGGCAAGCCTTTGAGCGCGCATTTTACCGAAAAAGCCGAATACACCCCGCCGCTCGACCTTTGCACCACCGCCCTGATTCCCGAAAACCGCGCCTTGTTGCACGAAAACATCGCCCGCCGTTTCACGCAAATGCTGGAACAAGGCTTCATCGACGAAATGCGCGCCCTGCGCCAAAAATATCCCGAGCTGACCGCCGATATGCCCTCCATGCGCTGCGTCGGCTACCGGCAGGCATGGGATTACCTCGAAGGTTTGACCGATTACGACATCTTTGTCGAAAAAGGCATCGCCGCCACCCGCCAGCTTGCCAAGCGCCAACTCACTTGGCTGCGCAAAATTCCATTGGCGCGCAGCATCGACCCATACACCGACGGCAACCACGTTCAGACGACCTTGGCACTCGTCCGCCGCCATTTCCAAATCTAA
- the tadA gene encoding tRNA adenosine(34) deaminase TadA → MLTTPPVAPQTLAALQALGIRSVEELRETGSVQAFLLLKAAGLTVTRSTLWQLEALLLGIKPQDLPQTQKTALEQALKNNPPVAVFPTSSEMETFMRAALAQAEQSARIGEIPVGAVAVSNNQIIAAAHNTCVSDHDISRHAEIRALAAAGAALQNYRLDECDLYITLEPCAMCASAIIQARVRRVIYGAAEPKTGAAGSIVNLFANPLLNKHTAIKGGILEDECKAVLQAFFQTRRKQG, encoded by the coding sequence CTGTTGACCACGCCGCCCGTCGCCCCGCAAACCTTAGCCGCCCTGCAAGCCCTCGGCATCCGCAGCGTAGAGGAGCTGCGCGAAACCGGTTCCGTCCAAGCCTTCCTACTACTCAAAGCCGCTGGACTGACCGTTACCCGCAGCACGCTTTGGCAACTCGAAGCCCTGCTGCTCGGTATCAAACCGCAAGACCTACCGCAAACGCAGAAAACCGCTTTGGAACAAGCCCTTAAAAACAATCCGCCCGTCGCCGTTTTCCCCACGTCGTCTGAAATGGAAACCTTCATGCGCGCCGCCTTGGCGCAGGCAGAACAATCCGCCCGCATCGGCGAAATCCCCGTCGGCGCGGTCGCCGTCTCCAACAACCAAATCATCGCCGCCGCCCACAACACCTGCGTCAGCGACCACGACATCAGCCGCCACGCCGAAATTCGCGCCCTTGCCGCCGCGGGTGCCGCCCTTCAAAACTACCGCCTCGACGAGTGCGACCTCTACATCACGCTCGAACCCTGCGCCATGTGCGCCTCCGCCATCATCCAAGCCCGCGTCCGCCGCGTCATCTACGGCGCTGCAGAGCCCAAAACCGGCGCGGCAGGCAGCATTGTCAATCTGTTTGCCAACCCGCTGCTGAACAAACACACGGCAATCAAGGGCGGCATTTTGGAAGACGAATGCAAAGCCGTTTTACAGGCGTTTTTTCAGACGAGGCGCAAACAGGGTTGA